One genomic window of Monodelphis domestica isolate mMonDom1 chromosome 1, mMonDom1.pri, whole genome shotgun sequence includes the following:
- the MPHOSPH10 gene encoding U3 small nucleolar ribonucleoprotein protein MPP10 codes for MSEKKSLRGKRQQTLDHCLKELSTATAHPEQFLTVQNGLAVNFTFLTKTLYDLHKTFKTDVVLGSPLKELVIEDFDDEQIWQQLELQNEPVLQYFKKAVNGSIKDEKLCLLPESEEVDSEMDVDNEEKIEQHSNLKEKSNLVNDSLKEESKKNKKLDKIDVEKSSDFSDEDSDLNFDIDKLEQQNNKSKVFIKSKEKSIVDDKFFKLSEMESFLEDIEKEEREKKEDDEEEEVNYFEEIMSDEDGDLFTDSPKKSGKSSRNLKYKDFFDPIENEGIASDNDELSLDGDEDEVSEEDYEGISEEEEDSENMRVQLEEMKKQLEDVKRVTFALPDDRETEDTDISRKKNSSDEIKSSFEQRQEKMAERIKSLEKELLEQKPWQLQGEVTGQKRPENSLLEETLHFDHAVRMAPVITEETTLQLEDIIKQRIRDQAWDDVVRKEKPKEEAFEYKKRLTLDHEKSKLSLAEIYEQEYLKLNQQKKEEEENPEHVEIQKMMDLLFQKLDALSDFHFTPKPPVPEVKIVSNLPAITMEEVAPVHVSDAALLAPEEIKEKNKAGDIKTDAEKSATDKKRERRKKKYQKRMKLRAKEKRQQLLAKTKPEQAEKLNKAAASAQLKKLTKTGKASILKDEGKDKALKSSQAFFSQLQDQVKMQIQDAKKTQKKQKKKKEISVHKLKL; via the exons ATGTCGGAGAAGAAAAGTTTACGGGGCAAGCGTCAGCAGACCTTGGATCACTGCTTGAAGGAGCTGAGCACTGCCACTGCTCACCCAGAGCAGTTCCTTAC TGTTCAAAATGGATTGGCtgtaaattttacatttttaacaaaaaCGCTTTATGATTTACATAAAACATTCAAGACTGATGTCGTTCTTGGGAGCCCTTTAAAAGAACTGGTGATAGAAGACTTTGATGATGAGCAGATTTGGCAGCAACTGGAATTGCAGAATGAACCAGTTTTACAATACTTCAAAAAAGCCGTTAATGGAAGCATTAAAGACGAGAAACTCTGTCTTCTTCCAGAGAGTGAAGAGGTTGACTCAGAGATGGATGttgacaatgaggaaaaaatagaacAGCATTCAAACTTGAAGGAAAAGTCAAATCTAGTTAATGATAGccttaaagaagagagtaagaaaaataaaaagttagatAAAATTGATGTTGAGAAAAGTTCAGATTTTAGTGATGAAGATTCTGACCTTAACTTTGATATTGATAAATtagaacaacaaaacaacaagtcaaaagtgtttattaaatcaaaagagaaatccATAGTAGAtgataaattttttaagttgtCTGAAATGGAGTCCTTCTTGGAAGAtatagaaaaagaggagagagaaaaaaaggaagatgacGAAGAAGAGGAAGTTAATTATTTTGAAGAAATTATGTCTGATGAAGATGGTGACCTATTTACAGACTCTCCAAAAAAG tcAGGTAAAAGTTCCAGAAATCTAAAGTACAAAGATTTCTTTGACCCAATTGAAAATGAAGGTATAGCAAGTGATAATGATGAACTGAGTCTGGATGGGGATGAAGATGAAGTCAGTGAAGAAGATTatgaaggaatttcagaaga GGAGGAAGATAGTGAAAATATGAGAGTACaacttgaagaaatgaaaaaacaactTGAAGATGTGAAAAGAGTAACCTTTGCCTTGCCTGATGACAGAGAAACCGAAGACACAGATATTTCCAGGAAAAAGAATAGTTCTGATGAAATAAAATCCTCTTTTGAACAAAGACAGGAAAAG ATGGCAGAAAGAATTAAATCTTTAGAGAAAGAGTTGCTGGAACAGAAACCTTGGCAGCTTCAAGGGGAAGTGACAGGACAAAAGAGACCAGAAAACAGCCTTCTAGAGGAAACGTTACACTTTGACCATGCAGTCAGGATGG cacCTGTGATTACTGAAGAAACCACTTTACAACTTGAGGATATCATTAAACAAAGAATAAGAGATCAg gctTGGGATGATGTGGTACGCAAAGAAAAACCAAAGGAGGAGGCATTTGAATATAAGAAACGTTTAACATTAGACCATGAAAAGAGTAAATTGAGCCTTGCAGAGATTTATGAGCAAGAATACCTCAAACTTAACCAG caaaagaaagaagaggaagaaaacccAGAGCAtgtagaaattcagaagatgaTGGATTTACTCTTTCAAAAATTGGATGCTCTTTCTGACTTTCATTTTACACCTAAGCCA cctgtTCCAGAGGTTAAAATTGTCTCTAACCTTCCTGCTATCACTATGGAGGAAGTAGCACCTGTACATGTTAGTGATGCAGCTCTTCTAGCTCCGGAAGAAATCAAG GAGAAAAATAAGGCAGGTGACATaaaaacagatgcagaaaaatctgCTACAGACAAGAAACGAGAacgaagaaagaagaaatatcagAAGCGTATGAAATTAAGAGCAAAGGAAAAACGGCAACAATTGTTAGCAAAGACCAAGCCTGAGCAGGCTGAAAAATTAAACAAAGCAGCAGCATCTGCACAATTAAAGAAACTAACTAAAACAGGCAAAGCATCTATCCTAAAG GATGAAGGTAAAGATAAGGCCTTGAAGTCTTCTCAAGCATTCTTTTCTCAATTACAAGATCAAGTGAAAATGCAAATCCAGGatgccaagaaaacacaaaagaagcagaaaaagaaaaaagaaatttctgtgCATAAACTCAAACTGTAA